AGAATATCTTCCATAGTTATCCCAGGTGCCATTGCTACTAATATCTTGCTGCTATTGATACTGTCTTTGATTTTATCAATTACATCGAAATAAATATTAGGCTTCACTGCTAAAAATATTATATCACTATTATGAACTAAATCTAGTTCCCCTTCAAGAGCCTTAACTCCATACTTACTTTCTATTTCCTTTCCTTTTGCCAAATCATAAACACTTATGTTGCTTATTTCTACCATAAGAGAATTGATTATTCCTTTTAGAAAAGCTTCTCCCATATTTCCACAGCCAATAAATCCTACTCTTTTCATTTTCACTCTCCTATATCTGTATAAGTTCCAAGTTCAATTTCTTTCTCTGGTATCAAAAGAATATCCTTTAATGTATTTTTTCTACTTGAAGTGTTTTTCCTGCTCTCGTTTCAAGCTTAGTAGATTTAGTTATTTAATCATATCTACTACTTATCTATATATATATTAAATCTGTCAGTTATTTCCTTTAATTTATCGAATCTATCCATAACATTTTCTTTATCTTCCATTCCAAGTTTTACTAAAAGTGCATTAATCAGAACTATACCTGGAACAAAAGTATATGCTTTTTCCCCATTCTTTGTTGTTAAAACAAGATCTGATATATTTCCCAGTGTAGAATCCTTTTTATCTGTCACTGTTATTACTTTATTTCCATGCTCTTTAAAAAATTCTGTTACTTGGCAAGTAAAGTTTGTATATGGGTGAAAAGATATTGTAAATAATAAATCTTCTTTTTGTGAATAGAGAAGTTTATCTGTAAAATCTGAAGCACCTGATATCATCAATTCTACACCTTCTCTAAATTCTTTCAGCATAAAATAAAGATAATATGCAAGAGCATATGATCCTCTAGCTCCTAATACATACAATTTTCTGCTGTTTTTTATCCACTCAACAGCTTGATCCAAAGATTTTTCTAATTCAACTATATCCATTTCCTGAAGAAGTTCTATATTAGTATCTATAATATCTTTAATTATATTACTTCCTGTAGCAGCCTCTCCTATACTATTTTTAAGACCTTTCATATATGATGTTTCTTTTTCTACTTCTTTTTGAAATATTTTTTGAAAATCTGGATATCCTTTAAATCCAAGATTTTTTGAAAATCTTGTGATTGTTGCTGGACTTGTTTCAGTTTCTATAGCTAATTGATTTATTGAAATAAAAGATATTATACTTTGATTATATTTAATATAATCAGCTATTTTTTTAAAACTTTTACTGAAGCTTTCATAATTTCCATCCAAATAATTTAGTATTTTTTTCTTCATAGTTTTCCCCTCTTATTTAAATGATTTTATTTTAATTATAAACTATAATTTATATAAAAGCAAAGTAAAATATTATAATTTTCACAAATTTAGGTAATTTACCTTTCATTTTTTTTATTTTTTTCACCTACTTCAGTCTAATATCAAGGAAATTAGAAAAACCTATGCTGCCTTAATTTTTATCTTAAAGTACATAGGTTATAGTTTTTTATATTATTGCTTTTTTATATGCTCCATCGGAACCAAATACATCAACAATTTTTGTTTTATAGTAAACTTTCATTTCTTCCCTAGCTGCACCTAAATATTTTTTCAAGTCAAATTCTTCAGGTTTTTCTGCTAAAGCTTTTCTCAATGCTCCTGTAAAAGCAAGAGAACCATCTGTACTGACATTAATTTTTGCAACTGTTGACTTTGTAGCTTTTCTTAATTCTAAGTCTGGTATCCCTACAGCATCTTTTATCATTCCTCCATATTGTCTTATCATTTCAATATATTGTTTTGGAACTGCTGAAGAACCATGAAGTACTATTGGAAAACCTGATATTCTTCTTTCTATCTCTGCCAATACGTCCAATTTTAATTTAGGGTTATCCCCTGGCTTAAATTTATGAGCTCCATGAGAAGTTCCAATAGCAATTGCAAGAGAATCAACTCCTGTCTGTTTAATAAAATCTTCTGCTTCATCTGGAGAGGTAAATTCATGTTTTTCTACTTTTTTCCCTTCCTCTACCCCTGCTAATACTCCAAGTTCAGCTTCTACTGTTACATTTTTTCCATGGGCATATTCTACAATTTCTTTAGTTTTTATTACATTTTCAGCAAAAGGATAATGTGATCCATCAAACATTACAGAAGAAAAACCATTATCTATACACTTTCTAATAATTTCAAAGTTTGAACCATGGTCTAATTGCAGTGCTACTGGAATCTCTGCTCCTGATGCCTTTACATAATCAACTGCTCCTTTTGCAATCAAAGGTATCATATTAATTCCTAAATATTCTATAACTTCTTTTGAACATTGAAGTATTACTGGTGACCCCATTTCTGCACAAGCTTCCATTATTGCCAAAACCTGTTCTAAGTTGTTAAAATTAAAAGCTGGAACTGCATATCCGTTCTCGTTAGCTTTTTTAAACATTTCTTTAGTATTTACCAAGCCTAATTCTTTATAATTATAAGGCATTTCATCCTCCTACTCATTATTTAATAAAATTTCTACTGCCTCTTTTAATGTTGAAACTTCTCCTACATTTCCTGGAAAAATAATATATGGTATCATTGGAAATTTACTTTCTTCTCCTGTCTGCCATACTGGTATGCCTGGACAAATCTGTCCTAACACATTTGCCCTTTTTACTTTAAGAGCCTTTGTCCCAACATCACTGGAAGTTATTCCTCCCTTAGCTATCACAAAAGCTGGTATTACTTGAAGCTTTCCAACTAAAGACTGAACTGCATCTGAAATTTTCACAGAACGAAGAAGCGCTTCTTCTTTAGTATCGTTTTCTATGACTAACAATTTTCTTTTTGTATATACTACAACTGTTTTTCCAGAAGTAATTAATTCCTCTTCCATTTTCAAGGTGTTTTCTATCTCTTTTTGAAAAGCTTCTTCATTAAGTACCAAATCAGAATTAAATTCTATAAAAACAAGATCTTTTAATTTTTTCAATTCCTCTACCTGACTTGTTGTCTTTTGTGTATGTGAACCTACTACAATAATTCCACCATTTTTTGTTTCTTTTACTACCATCTTTTTTCTTGTAAGAAGTGGCTGCTCAGAAATTCCTCCAATAATTTTTACAATTGCTGCTGCTACACGAAACATGAAATTTTTTCCCTGTTCCATTGCTTTATAAAGAGCTATTACAAATACTTTCAAATCACAATAGTCTATTGCATTTACTACAATTTTTTCAAAATTTTCTACCTGCATTAATTTTTTTGTTATTTCATCAATTTTAACTTCACGAAGTTCTTCTAAAGAAATAGTGATTACTTTTTCAGCTGAATATTTTCCATTTGTTTTTTCTTCTATATAATCACATAAATTAGAAGAGGTATATCCAAATGTTTTATCTTTTGCAAATTCTGTCTGCCCTGCTGGTACAAGAACATTTCCAGTTTTTACATAGTGAATATTCCCAATAGTAAATCTTCCTCCTTCTTTAAAAAATGGACATATAACTTCTCCATCCAGATGTTTTTTCCCATCAGCTTCAAATCCTTCACGAAGTAATTGAGTTTCAAGAGGATAGTGACCTCTTAAAGTAGAATCTCCTCTGCTTATAATCATATATTCTTTGCCAGTTTCTTTAGAAATTTTATTTACTCTTTGAATTATCTCTTTATGACATTTTATTGTCTGATCTACAGTAAACCCTCTTGAATTAGTTAATATATAAAAAAGATTCCCCTCCTCTGTAAATCCTTCACGAATACTATCTTCCGACCAGTCTGTATATACAAATACATCATGAACAGTTTGAACTCCAGTAGGATCATCATCTAAAACAATGATCTTTTTTTTATTTTTCTTTACACAAGCTAAAAGCTGTTCATCTAATTTTTTTTCATCTATAGGCTTATATGAATTTAATACTTCAATTCCTAATGCAGTTTCTCCCATTACTTTCCCCCTATATATTTAACATTTTTCTTGCTTCATATGGTGTCATTGCTTCCTTATCCATTGCATGAAGAAGTTTTACTACTTTTTCTACCAATGGAACATTAGTGTCTACTCTAGTTTCTGAATCCAAATAATCACTATCTTCAAATCCTATACGTACTGTCTTTGCTCCTAATCCTAATGCTCCTGCTATAATTCCAAAATCTTTTCTATGAGCATGTGTAATCCCCCATATTGTATCTTTTGGAATAAAATTTACCATAGCCATCAAAGCTTCTGGTGTTGCAGGAGCTTCACCTGGATGTCCAAGTACAATACTGAATAAAATCGGCAGCTTCATATTATATTCTTTACGCAGTTCAGCTGTCTGATGTATATGCCCTATTTCAAATACTTCTATCTCTGGAGTTTTTCCTGTTTTTATAATTTCTTCTATACAGTATTTTACCTCAGGAATAGGATTACAATAAACTGCATTTCCAAGATTTGTAGACCCTACATTTAAGGAACAAGTTTCTACTTTATCATAATACAAGGGAGTGCAACGCTCTTTTATAGTTAAATTTGATACTCCCCCAGTAGATACTTGAATAATAATATCTGATTCAGCTCTTATCAATTCTACTGTTTCTTTTAATCCAGATAAGTCTGTTGTTAAGTTTCCATATTTATCACGCACATGGAGGTGAACCATTGACGCACCTGCCTTTGCACATTCAATTACATCTCTTGCTATTTTCTTTGGATCTATATATTTATCAGCAGCAGAAACTGGTGCTACAGAAATTAATACTTTATTTTCCATCATTTCCTCCTAAATTAATTTTTATTCATATAATACTTGAGCTATAACTACTAATGGTTCTTCCCCTTCGCAAGCTATACTATGAGTATCCCCAGGCATTGCTCCTATAATATCCCCTTTTTTCAAATGTTGAACCTCTCCATTAATAATATGCTTTGCTTTTCCTGCTATTAAAACCATTGTTTCCATTTCTTTCTCATGGGTATGCATTCCTATACTGACACCTGGATTTAATGTATGACGTACATATGCTCTTCCTTTTCCAAGCATTTCCTCTGGAGCATTTAAAAGCTTTTCCATCATTACAACTCCTTCTCCTCCCATACAATGTTCCAATGGAATAGGTTTTAACTCCTCCAATTTTCTATAAATCATAATTACTCTCCTTTTTTCTAAAAAATAAAAACGGACTTAAAATTAAAGCCCGTTTTCCAGGCCGCATTATCTTTCGCGGCTATTTTTCTATTTTTCCCAATATTTATAGTGCTTTTCAATAATTTCACTGATTTTTTCAGTTTGTTTCTTTCTGAATATTTCAATTATCTCTCTATGGAGTGATATAAAATCATCTTGATGTCCATGTTCCAAAATATATTCATTTGCAACTATACGACTTGATTTTGTGATTTTATCTATATAATATCCAATACTTTCTAAAAGACGATTATCTAAAATTTCCACAATAACTGCATGAAATTTTACATCAGCCTCAAACATTTCCTGCGGTGATGGAATTTTTTTATTAATTTTTTCTTCCATTCTTAGCAATTCCTCTTCCAGCTGCTTAAAATCTTCCTCTGTCATTCTTTTTATAGCTTCTTGAAAAATTCCTACATCAATTACTTTTCTCAATTCCACTATTTGCTCTTTAGAATCTTTTTGCAGAATAATTCCATATAGTATTGGATACAGCATTTTATCATCATACTCTTGGCGTATATATGTTCCATCTGCACGTTTAATTTCTAAAACTCCATAGGCTTCCAAAATCTTTATTGCTTCCCGAACAGAATTTCTTCCTACACCAAATGATTCACATAATTCCACTTCAGTTGGAATTTTATCCCCTGGTTTTAATTCTCCATTAATAATTGCATTTGTAATTTGATCTGTTATTCGTTCCACAACTGACTTATTAGCCAATGAAACTGACATAAATTTATTTTCTTTCATTAATTACTACCCCTTCTATGTAACATACCTATATTTAAGTATATAACAAACTGAAATTTTCTGCAATTATTATATTAAACATGTTGTCAGCCAAGGAACAAATGTAATAATTAAAAGTGCTACTAAAGACATTATCAGTAATGGAACCATTTTACGACAAATCACTTCAAATTTGACTTTACCTATATCAGCCGCGACATAAAGGTTTGGTCCTACTGGAGGTGTAACTTGCCCTATTGAAAGGTTTAATACTAAAATTACTCCTAAATGAACTAAATTTATATCCAATGCTTTTGCTATTGGAAGAATAATTGGAACAATGATATAAAGGGCACTTGTGTTATCCATAACACATCCTGCTAATAAAAATACAACATTGATTATCAATAACATTACATACTTATTTGTAGTAAATCCAATTGCCATCTCTGTCAACTGAGTTGCAATTCCTTGTTGTGTCAATATCCATGAAAAAATTCCTGCATTCATAATAATTAATAAAATAATTCCTGTAGTTTTTGCTGTACTGAATAATGTTTCTCTTAAAGCTTCAAAAGTCAGTTCTTTATATATAAATTTTCCTACAACAAAACTGTATATTACAGCCACTGCTGCTGCTTCTGTTGGTGTAAAGAATCCTGAATAAATCCCCCCTAACACTATAACTGGACTCAAGAATCCCGGAAGTGTTCCCCAAAAAATTTTCATTATTTCTTTTTTAGTTGCTTTAGGTTTATCTCCTTTCCATCCATACTTTTTAGAGTAGATAAACACAGTCAAACAGAGGATACTTGCAAATATGATTCCCGGAACAATTCCAGAAAGGAACAAATCGCTAATAGATTGTCCTGTAATCATTCCATATATGATGAAAGTAATGCTTGGAGGAATGACAGTTCCCAATGAACCTGATATTGCAGATAGTGCACTGGAAAATCCTTTATCATATCCTTGCTTTACCATTGCTGGTATCAATATAGATCCCATTGCTGCCACTGTAGCTGTTCCTGATCCTGATATTGCTGCAAAGAATAAAGCACTTATAACTGCTACATACCCAAGTCCCCCATGAATAGGCCCCATCATACTGTCCGCCAGATTAATAAGTCTTTTTGAAATTCCTCCCTTATCCATCAATACTCCTGCCAGTACAAATAATGGAATTGTCAGTAAAGAAAATTTCTGTACAGTTGCCTGCATCATTGAAGGAATTACACCCAATGGTGATCCTGTTGCTACAAGAGTCAAGGCACTTGATAATCCTAAAGAAATAGAAATAGGAATATTTAAAAATATAAAAACTGCTAATGATATAAATAATATTGCTGATGCCATTTATTTATTCCCCCTTTCTTTTAGCCTGTTCTTCAGGATCTTTATTTATAGCCAATTCATATTGAATCATCCTAATGATAGAAAATACAGCTGATAACGGAATTGCTAAACCTATCAACCAGCTTGGCATTTCTAAAACTCCAGTAAGTAATCCATATTTATATTGTCTATATACCATGACAGTTCCCCAAATAACCCAAATTCCATAATTTGCACAACATACAGCCAGACGAAACCATGCATGTATTACTCTTGTATTTCCTCTAAATTTATCTGTTATGTATGCAAATCCCATATGAGAATCTGTTTTAAAAGCACTTGCTGCTGCTAAACAGCATACCCATACAAACATTGTTGTTACTAATTCTTGACTAAATGACATATTAAACCAAGTAATTTTACGTGAAAATACATTCATAAATGTTACCACTGCCATTACTACCAGAGCTATGGAACATAAATATTCTTCGAAATTATCCCAAAATTCTTTTAAGAAACCTTGTGATTTACTCATAATAATATCCCCTCCTAATTATTTGCCCTGAAACAGATTGATAACATCCTGTCCTACTACATCTACATATTTAACAAAAATTCCTGCACATGCTTCTTTAAATTTCTCTCTTTCCTCATCTGTCAATCTTGCAAATTTTGTTCCATTTTTTTCTAAGTTTTCAATAATTGAAGATTCATTTGCTGCAAGGTAATCATTTCCCCATTGAAGAGCCTCTGCTGCACTTTCTTTAATAATTTTTACATCTTCAGGGGATAATTTTGCCAATGTCTTATTGCTTATTACCCAAATATTTGTATCACGAACTCCATCCCAAAGCAAAACATTAGATTGTACTTCTGCAAATTTAGAAGAATTAAAAACTGCAATTGGATTTTCCTGTCCATCAATAGTTCTCTGTTGAAGTGAAGTATATACTTCCGAGAAATCCATAGCAGTAGGATTTGCTTTAAAATAATCCCTGTAAAGATCTATAAACACATTTGCTCCTGGAACACGAATATTCATTCCTTTCAAATCTTCAGGTGAATGTATTTCTTTGTTACTTGAAATCTGTCTAGACCCAGCATTATTTATTCCAAGCATTGTCATTTCCAAATCATTGCACCATTTATTGATTTCAGTTTTAGCTCTATCACTATTAACAAATCTGACTAAATCTTCAGTTGAATCAAATAAAAATGGAAGCCAGAATGCATAGAATTTAGGATTATAATTTGCTATATTTGCTGGAGCACAAGCATGGATATCTATATTCCCTGCTTGGACTAGCTCTATTGCTTTTGTTAAATCTCCTCCAGATAACCCACAATTCTGATAAACTTCAACCCGTATTCTCCCATTAGATTTTTCATCCACATATTTCTGAAATTTTTTTGCTGTTAAATCACTGATAGATTCTGGTTGTTGTGTATGAGTCATACGGATGATTATTTTTTCATTCTGAGAATTATCACCACATCCTGCTAAAGTAAAGAGCATTATTCCTGTTACTGTTATTGAGAAAATCTTTGTTAATTTTTCTTTAAACATTCTTATTTCCTCCTCTTCTTTATCTTCCCTATTTTACCATTCCTTTTGCTATCAAAGCATCTCTTAATGCTAGAGCTCCATATCTAGGACTTGATGCAACCATTTTTCCATATTTTTCTCTGATTATATCCTCACAATATGCCATAGAACCTTGTGCAAATAATATTACATCTGCTTTCTCTGCCACTTTCCCTGCATATTCTGTCATCAATGCTTTAAATTGTTCTTGATCTAATCCAAATGCTCCATCTACTAAGCAATCTATTAATTCAACATGTTTATTCATTTCTCTAGCTACACGTTTTATAGTATTCTTTGTTGGTTCAAGAGTTGTGGGAAGTGTTGCCATAACTACAATCTTATTTCCATTTCTAACTGCATCTCTGCACATTTCTTCGTCTATTCTTACAATTGGAATTCCTGTATATCTAGCAACATCCTGTGCAGAATCTGCTACTTCTCCCACTGAAGAGCAAATATTTAAAATTGCGTCTGCCCCTGCACTTACAGCCTCCATATACATTCCTATCAAACGAGCTGCTGGTGCTGGAGTTACATAGCCAGCTGTTCTTACATCTGCAAGTATGCTTGGATCTTGATATGATAAAATTTCTGTTCCTTCTGGAAGTGCTCTCCCTACTTCTTTTTCTACTAATTCTATTAATTCTGGTGTTGTACTTGTATAAACTAATGCTACTTTCATATAACCCCCCTGATTTTCATCCTTTGTATAACGTAGGATGTTTTACTGATTGTATTATACTACCTTTTTTTATTTTTGTAAATAGTGTTTTAAAAAAAATATAAATGCTATATTTTAATTCAAAAAAAGTCATATTCAAATATATTTTATATTTCATTATCTCTATTTTTTCAAAAAAAAATGAAAATGATTCATAAGTACAAATACTTATTACCATTTTCACTCCATTTTTATTCATTCCCACTTCTGTATTTAACTTTTTCAAGAACAAGCTTTATCCCTTCTATTCTCAAAATTTTGACTTTATCTCCAATTTCTAATTCTTCATCAGATTTTCCTACCCAATGTTTTCCATCAAAATAAATTTCATAATTCCCATTTGGAGCAATCCCTTTTACTTCAACAATGCTCCCAGTTATCCTGTCTACACTGCCATCTTTTCTTTCAAGCATCTTCTTAGAAAATTTTCTAGTTGATGCAAGAAGTACGGCTGACAATATCACAAAGAAATATCCTTGATACAATACACTATCTACTGCCATAGAAAAGAAAATAGTAATAGCTGCTGCCAAAGCAAACCAAATAGAAATAAGTCCAGGAACTATAAGTTCCACCACTGCAAAAAATACTGCTCCTACCAGCCAATATACTGCCATACATATCCCTCCTATTCAGCTTTTTGTTGTTCAATATCTATGTTTTCAGCATTTTTTTCTTCTATATCTTTTTTAACTCCTTGATCTTTAGTCAAAATCTTTTCTATTTTCTTTACTTTTCTATCTACTTCATTGATCCTATACTCTAATGAATTCAATATCCAAAATTGAAAATGACTTGCTCTTTGTGCTTCATAAAACATCCATATAAGTTTGAATATTCCTAAAAGCACAGCCACTTCTAAAGTTAAAAACAGTGTAATTTTTTGAAGTACTACCCCTAAAATAAGAAGAGCTATTATTAACACAACAAATAAAAGATTAATCATCTTATGCTGTGAATTATTCGCTCCACCAATCTGTCCTACAATACTTCTAATTCTTTCCTTTTCTTTCTGAAATTCATCTAATTCTTCTCTTAAGTGTTCTTCTCTTTTTGGCAATAAAATCACTCCCTCTGTATACAAGATAATTTGCTATACTCCCCAATCTCTAGGATATCTAAATTCCATTCCCATAGTTCTTTTTGACACCTTAGCTATTGTTGGTAGTTTTCTTTTATATTGTGAAAGTTTTATTTTTTTTATTATTTTTTCTACAGTATCTTTTGAGAATCCCTCTCTGATTATCTCTTCTGAAGTCATTCTTTCATCTATAAGTCTATATAATATTTCATCTGCCATTTTATAAGAAAATCCAAGTTCCTGTTCATCTGTCTGTCCTTCCCATAAATCAGCACTTGGTTTTTTTTCAACAAGTTCTCTAGGTACTCCCATATGCCTTGATAAATTCCATACATGAGTTTTGTATAAGTCACCTATTGGATTTACAGCTGAAGCTGAATCTCCAAATTGAGTACTATATCCCAACATTATTTCAGTTTTATTAGAAGTTCCAAGTACTAAAGCTCTTTCTTTAGCTGAATGATCAAAAAGTATAGACATTCTTTCTCTTGCCATTTTATTTCCTTTTCTAAGGCTATCCATATCCTGTTCTAAATTGAAATAAGCTTCTACCATTGGTGTTATCTCTATTTTTTTACTTCTTATTCCTAGAGCTTTTATTACAAGTTCTGCATGTTCAACACTTTCCTTGCTTGAAGTCTTATATGGCATCATTATCCCCAAGACATTTTCAGGACCAAATGCTTTAGCTGCAAGAAAAGCTACAAGAGCTGAATCTATCCCTCCAGATAATCCCAGCACCACTTTGCTAAATCCTACTTTTCCTACCTCTTCCTTCAAAAAATTCACTAATGTTTCTTCTAAAACATTCAAGTCTATATTTAGCTTTTCCATTGCTCCTCCATTACTTATCCAAACCAAATTTACCTAATCTGCAATTTCTGTAATCTCTAAGGACTGTATAAGCTGCCTGTTGGATATTGAGATTTTCTCCTTTATTAAACATTTTATTTCTAAGTGCTATCTTTTCAAGAATTTCTCCTATGACTTCACTTTTATCCTCATCTAAAAGTTTATATCTCTCTTTTAGAATATCCCATAATCCATATTTAATCATTTTTGAAATCAAAATACAAGAAATATCTTCTATTGGAAGTATTTCATCTCTAATAGCTCCAGTTATTGCCAGATTTTGTCCAACTTCATCACTTTCAAATTTTGGCCATAAAATTCCTGGTGTATCCAACAGTTCCAATCCCTCTTTTATTCTTACCCATTGTTTCCCTCTAGTAAATCCTGGTTTATTTCCTACTCCAGCACTACTTTTTCCTACAATTCTATTGATAAGTCTTGATTTTCCTACGTTTGGTATACCTACAACCATCAATCTTGTATTTACTTTTCTTAAACCTTTAGCTTTCATTTTTTCTTTTTTTCAGCAGATACTTTATCTATAATAGAATAAAGAGCCCTTATGTTAAATCCAGTTTCTGCACTTATTTCAAGAACTTCATCAGCCATATTATTTTCTTTGAAATATTTTTTCCAGTACAATATTTCTGACTTCTCTACAAGATCAGATTTATTTAAAACTATAACTCTTTTTTTATTTTTAGCAAAAACTGTAATATCAGGATTTTTGCTGGATAGAGGTATTCTTGCATCTACTACCTCTAGAACTATATCTATCAGCTGCATGTTTTCTTTTATCAGATCTTTTGTTTTTTTCATATGACCTGGATACCAATTTATTTTTGTCATTGACATGATTTACACTACTCCCTTAAATTAATCTTCTTGCCCCTTGATAAGAAGAACTATCTCACCTTTTATTGGATTCTTAGCAAGTTTTTCTATAAGCTCTGTAGTTGTTCCTCTCAATATTTCTTCATATATTTTTGTAATTTCTCTAATAATTACTACTTCTTTTACTCCCATAAACTGTTCTATATCCCTTAAAGTTTTTTCTATTCTAAAAGGTGATTCGTATATTACTATTGTTCTTTCTTCATCAGCCAAAGCTTTTAAAAGTGTCTGTCTTCCTTTTTTCTTAGGAAGAAATCCTTCAAAACAAAATCTTCTCATAGTTATTCCAGCTGCTGAAGCTGCTGCTGTTAAAGCACTTGCTCCAGGTATTGGTACAACTCTTATTCCTTCATTATGAGCAGCATCTACCAACTCATATCCGGGATCTGATATACATGGTGTTCCTGCATCTGTTACCAATGCAATATCTTTTCCTTCTTTTAAAAGATTTATTATATTTGCAATTTGATGCATCTTTGTATGTTCATCATATCTATACACTGTATTTTCTATTTCATAATGATTTAAAAGCTTTCTTGTAACCCTTGTATCTTCAGCAAAGATATAATTTACCTCTTTT
Above is a window of Fusobacterium varium DNA encoding:
- the siaP_1 gene encoding Neu5Ac-binding protein — translated: MFKEKLTKIFSITVTGIMLFTLAGCGDNSQNEKIIIRMTHTQQPESISDLTAKKFQKYVDEKSNGRIRVEVYQNCGLSGGDLTKAIELVQAGNIDIHACAPANIANYNPKFYAFWLPFLFDSTEDLVRFVNSDRAKTEINKWCNDLEMTMLGINNAGSRQISSNKEIHSPEDLKGMNIRVPGANVFIDLYRDYFKANPTAMDFSEVYTSLQQRTIDGQENPIAVFNSSKFAEVQSNVLLWDGVRDTNIWVISNKTLAKLSPEDVKIIKESAAEALQWGNDYLAANESSIIENLEKNGTKFARLTDEEREKFKEACAGIFVKYVDVVGQDVINLFQGK
- the fba_2 gene encoding Fructose-bisphosphate aldolase; amino-acid sequence: MPYNYKELGLVNTKEMFKKANENGYAVPAFNFNNLEQVLAIMEACAEMGSPVILQCSKEVIEYLGINMIPLIAKGAVDYVKASGAEIPVALQLDHGSNFEIIRKCIDNGFSSVMFDGSHYPFAENVIKTKEIVEYAHGKNVTVEAELGVLAGVEEGKKVEKHEFTSPDEAEDFIKQTGVDSLAIAIGTSHGAHKFKPGDNPKLKLDVLAEIERRISGFPIVLHGSSAVPKQYIEMIRQYGGMIKDAVGIPDLELRKATKSTVAKINVSTDGSLAFTGALRKALAEKPEEFDLKKYLGAAREEMKVYYKTKIVDVFGSDGAYKKAII
- a CDS encoding TRAP-type C4-dicarboxylate transport system, small permease component, whose amino-acid sequence is MSKSQGFLKEFWDNFEEYLCSIALVVMAVVTFMNVFSRKITWFNMSFSQELVTTMFVWVCCLAAASAFKTDSHMGFAYITDKFRGNTRVIHAWFRLAVCCANYGIWVIWGTVMVYRQYKYGLLTGVLEMPSWLIGLAIPLSAVFSIIRMIQYELAINKDPEEQAKRKGE
- a CDS encoding Uncharacterized conserved protein, contains double-stranded beta-helix domain, which encodes MIYRKLEELKPIPLEHCMGGEGVVMMEKLLNAPEEMLGKGRAYVRHTLNPGVSIGMHTHEKEMETMVLIAGKAKHIINGEVQHLKKGDIIGAMPGDTHSIACEGEEPLVVIAQVLYE
- the siaT_6 gene encoding Neu5Ac permease translates to MASAILFISLAVFIFLNIPISISLGLSSALTLVATGSPLGVIPSMMQATVQKFSLLTIPLFVLAGVLMDKGGISKRLINLADSMMGPIHGGLGYVAVISALFFAAISGSGTATVAAMGSILIPAMVKQGYDKGFSSALSAISGSLGTVIPPSITFIIYGMITGQSISDLFLSGIVPGIIFASILCLTVFIYSKKYGWKGDKPKATKKEIMKIFWGTLPGFLSPVIVLGGIYSGFFTPTEAAAVAVIYSFVVGKFIYKELTFEALRETLFSTAKTTGIILLIIMNAGIFSWILTQQGIATQLTEMAIGFTTNKYVMLLIINVVFLLAGCVMDNTSALYIIVPIILPIAKALDINLVHLGVILVLNLSIGQVTPPVGPNLYVAADIGKVKFEVICRKMVPLLIMSLVALLIITFVPWLTTCLI
- the ybbH_1 gene encoding Uncharacterized HTH-type transcriptional regulator ybbH — encoded protein: MKKKILNYLDGNYESFSKSFKKIADYIKYNQSIISFISINQLAIETETSPATITRFSKNLGFKGYPDFQKIFQKEVEKETSYMKGLKNSIGEAATGSNIIKDIIDTNIELLQEMDIVELEKSLDQAVEWIKNSRKLYVLGARGSYALAYYLYFMLKEFREGVELMISGASDFTDKLLYSQKEDLLFTISFHPYTNFTCQVTEFFKEHGNKVITVTDKKDSTLGNISDLVLTTKNGEKAYTFVPGIVLINALLVKLGMEDKENVMDRFDKLKEITDRFNIYIDK
- a CDS encoding Asp/Glu/Hydantoin racemase, which gives rise to MKVALVYTSTTPELIELVEKEVGRALPEGTEILSYQDPSILADVRTAGYVTPAPAARLIGMYMEAVSAGADAILNICSSVGEVADSAQDVARYTGIPIVRIDEEMCRDAVRNGNKIVVMATLPTTLEPTKNTIKRVAREMNKHVELIDCLVDGAFGLDQEQFKALMTEYAGKVAEKADVILFAQGSMAYCEDIIREKYGKMVASSPRYGALALRDALIAKGMVK
- the lutR gene encoding L-lactate utilization operon repressor, with protein sequence MKENKFMSVSLANKSVVERITDQITNAIINGELKPGDKIPTEVELCESFGVGRNSVREAIKILEAYGVLEIKRADGTYIRQEYDDKMLYPILYGIILQKDSKEQIVELRKVIDVGIFQEAIKRMTEEDFKQLEEELLRMEEKINKKIPSPQEMFEADVKFHAVIVEILDNRLLESIGYYIDKITKSSRIVANEYILEHGHQDDFISLHREIIEIFRKKQTEKISEIIEKHYKYWEK
- a CDS encoding Uncharacterized conserved protein, encoding MENKVLISVAPVSAADKYIDPKKIARDVIECAKAGASMVHLHVRDKYGNLTTDLSGLKETVELIRAESDIIIQVSTGGVSNLTIKERCTPLYYDKVETCSLNVGSTNLGNAVYCNPIPEVKYCIEEIIKTGKTPEIEVFEIGHIHQTAELRKEYNMKLPILFSIVLGHPGEAPATPEALMAMVNFIPKDTIWGITHAHRKDFGIIAGALGLGAKTVRIGFEDSDYLDSETRVDTNVPLVEKVVKLLHAMDKEAMTPYEARKMLNI